The Streptococcus oralis region CATGTCCAACGTGGATATTTCCGTTTGCATACGGAGGTCCATCATGCAAGGTGAAATGAGGTTTTCCTTGGTTCAATTCTTGACGACGTTGGTAAAGTTTTGCTTCTTCCCATTCTTTTTGCCAAACTGGTTCTTTGGTTGGAAGACCAGCACGCATTGGAAAGTCTGTTTTCCCTAGATTGAGGGTTTCTTTAAGTTTCATTGTTACTCCTTTAATTTAAATTGACAAAATAAAAACCACGATTCGCAAAAAGGACGAAAATCGTGGTACCACCTTTGTTCGAAAAAAGACAGGGTCTCTTTTCCTCTTTTCCCGTAACGTGGGGGACGTCTAGTCTTACTGTTTTCGGACTGGATTGCTTGAGAGGATAATCTAACCACTAGGGATTGCAGGACTCTCACCATCTCCCGCTCGCTGAAAATATAGTTGGTTGGATCTTGTTCTCACATTTTTTATAGGATAAGAACAGATTCTTTATTTGCATCGTTCTCAGTTGCCGCAGTAGCTTCTACTTCAACTGACTCTTCATGCTGGTCACTTTCTTCTGTCTGTTGGTTTTGTTGAGCTTCAAACTCAGCTAATTCTTTGTTACCAGCCTCGATACGAGCTTGTAATTCAGCAACCTCTTCTGGTGTGAATTGACGAGTCATATCAATAGGCTCTTCCTCTGGTTGTAAAGATACAGTTTCACCAAGAACTTCACCCACCACTTCTTTAAAGGCTTCATCACTTGTCTGAAGGTAAGTAGCTGTTGGGCGAAGAATATCTTCCCAATCAGATGACTCGACAATAGCCAATTGACTTTCAATCGTAGACTTGAGGCGTTGATGGAATACACGGCTCTTATTCTTCAACTCTTCTGTCTCAACAGCCACTCTCTTCGCATTATCTGTAGCCTGACGGAGAATTTCATTTGCCTTGTATTTCGCTTCTTCAAGCAAACGCTGAGCATCTTGTTCAGCTTGTTGAATAATATTGTTTGAACGTTCTTGAGCAGCTTGTTTAACACGCTCCGCTGTATCTTGAGCAATCAAAACTGACTGACTCAAGGAATCCTTCATCTCATCAAAGTAAGACAAACGTTCTTCCAAACTCTTGATGTGTGTCTCTTTATCGTGATTGCTACGAACCAAGTCTTCGTAGTCACGAACAACGATATCCAGAAACTCGTCTACTTCTTCTGGATCAAAACCTCTAAATCTTGTACCAAAGGTTTTATCTTTAATTTCTAACGATGTAATTGGCATACTTTTCCTCACTTACTTAATAAAAAATAGAATCATTAATTGCTTCTGGTTCTTGCTCGCTTGTTACTGTTCTCTTAGGAATATCATTCGTATAATAGGAAAGACGTTCTTCTAGTTTTTTGATATAGAGTTCAGTTTCATCTTTGTATCGAATCATCTCCTCTAATTCAAAGTAAATCTTATCTAGAAATAGGTCAACTTCTTCCTGATTGTAGCCTCTGAATGTTCTTGAGAAAGCTTTATCACTTATTTCTTGTGGTGTAATCGACATATTTTTTCTCACTTGCTTAAAAGTAGCCTGACTGTTAGTTTTTTCTTATCCTTTTTGGTCTGACCATTGTCTTTGACAACTTTCAAACGACCAAACTTTCTCACACTGATCAAATCCCCAACTGCAACCTGGTAATCAGATTTTTCAACCACATGATAATTTACCTGGACAGATTTTTTCTCTATCAGTTGACTAGCTTGGTTTCTAGATAATTTCAAGGCACTTGATAAGAGGGCATCCAATCGAAAACTCGAAACTAAAATTTCTCGTTCTCTATAATCAATTTTAGACAAAATCCTATCGGTAAAAGGACGTTCCTCCAGCGATACAGGAAGTCTGCCAATCTTTCTTATTCCATCCTGAAAAAGAGGAATGAAATCACGATTGACAAAAATCTGTGCTCTCTTTTCATCTACCAAGATATCACCAAATAATTTACGGTCAATTCCTAGTTGGTTGATAATTGTTCCCAATATTTTTCCATGACTCAGTTGCTCAAACTTACTCGGATAGCAAATTTCCAACAAGGCCATTTCAAAGTCTGATATCTCCGGTTCAAAGTAATCTGGATAGAGAAGAACTCGAACCGACTCTGTCGGAAGAAAATCACCACTACTTTGGCAACCCAGTCCATATGTCCCAGCTAGTACCCTCAAAATCTGTTCCTGATGGGGATTGATAAAAGGAGTAAGTACCGGTGCATAGGTATCTTCTACCCGCTTGATCCACTCTAACCCCTTATCAATAAAGGGAATATCATCTTGGGAAAAATGCTGATAAATGGCTCGATTTGCTGTCATAGTAATAAGACTAGTCGTGTTAAGAGATTTCCAACAAACTGAATCAGAATCAGCGCTGCCCAAACCGTAAAATCAAGACCAGCAAATTGTAGATTGAGCTTACGAAGGGGCTCAATAACTGGGCGAGCAAGTCTGATAACTAAGCGACCTAACTGGCTTTCATAGGCATTTGGAAACCATGAAAGAAGAGCAAATGCAACGAGAATGATGGAATAAATGCTAACCGCATTTTGGATTAAACGGATTAAGAAAATCATTATCTTGCTCTATTTCGTTTAATATCAAAACCAAACTCAGCGCTTTGTGATTCATCTGGAAGTTTGATATCTTCAATATTCACGACAACGTTGACAGGCGTCAATAGATACATCGTACTCGCAACTTTTTTCATATTCCCAGCTAAGACATGGCGGGCTCCGTCCAAGTAATCAAGGCAACGACGGGCTTGAACCTCTGTCATGTATTGGAAATCAATCAAAATACTTTCATTTCCAGCCAACAAATCTACAATCTCAGTTGCATCTTCATATTTTCTTGGATAGCGAACGTCAATTGTCACTTTCTCATCTGAACGATGGCTTTGCATTGCCAATTCTTGCTGACGCGCATGAAGACGAGTAATATTTGCATCTTTTGCTGATCCTGACTGAGCAGGTGCTGGTAATTCTTTAGAAGATGAGATGGCTGGGCTAACTGTTTCCTCTTGTTGAGTCTGGTAGTTAGTCGTTTCTTCTCCGTCTTCTGTAAAATAATCTATAAATTTATCGAATCTATCTTTTAAAGACATAGCTCTCTCCTATTTAAAAAATGCTGTACCGATTCGAACAAAGGTTGAGCCGAACTGAATCGCTTCTTTAAAATCACGACTCATTCCCATGCTTAGCTCTGTCATCGGCATATTAGGGATTTGTTTTTCTCTAATTTCTGCTTGCAGAGCCTGCGTATCCTTGAAAATTTCTTTCAATTCTTCACTGTCTGCCTCAAAAGGAGCCATGGTCATTAAACCAACATACTCAATCTGATCTAACTCAGCCAATTCTGGCAAAAGTTCTAGCAATTCTTCTTTTGAAAACCCATGCTTGCTTTCTTCCCCAGAAATATTGACCTGCAAGAAACACTTGATAACATGATCTGTTCTCTTTTGAATTTCCTGGGCTAACTTTAAGGAGTCTAAAGCATGAAAGTAATCCACATATGGGATTACTTCTTTCACTTTCCGTCTCTGTAGTGTTCCTATTAAATGCCAAGTAACTGGGTAATCTTTCAAGGCCTGATATTTTTCTAAAAATTTATCGACTCGATTTTCACCTATATGACGGACACCAAGCGGAAGCAAGGCTTCCGCCGTTTGTACATCTACATACTTTGTCACTGCGATTACTGAAACAGCATCTAGAGCACGGTTGGCTTCTTGACTAGCATCAGCTATTTGCTGAAAAACTAATTCAGTATTTTTTTTCAAATTCATTGATTAACGATTTTTGAAGAATGGAGGTGTATCCAATTCATCTTCATCTTGTGAAACTGGTGTTTCGAAGCGTTCTACTGGTGAAACAACTGGATCTGTTTGGCGAACAATAGACTCACGACGCAAGTCCCAGTCTCCAAAAGCAGACGCTTGGTTTGTTTCAAAGCGACGTGGGCTTGATTTAGGCAATTCTGCTGTCTCTTCCAAGTCGAATTGACGGTCAAATGTGTGTGCTTGTGGCGCTTTAGTTGATGGACGTCCAACTGGTTGGTTGTTACGAGCTCCAACTACTTTTTCCACGCGCTCTTGACGAACACCTGTCGCTACAACTGTAACACGGATTTCATCCTTCATGCTTTCATCAATTGATGTTCCAAGCCAGATGTTTACACCTTGGCCAGCTGCTTGGTTGACGATTTCTGAAGCTTCTTCTGCTTCAATCAAGGTCAAATCAAGACCACCAGTAACATTGACGATGACATCCTCTGCACCATCGATTGTTGTTTCAAGAAGTGGAGAGTAAATTGCTTTACGAGCCGCTTCAACAACGCGTTCTTCACCACTACCGATACCGATACCCATAAGGGCATTCCCTTTGTTGGCCATTACAGTTTTCACGTCAGCAAAGTCAAGGTTAATCAATCCTGGGTTCGTGATCAAGTCAGTGATCCCTTGAACACCTTGGCGAAGAACGTTATCTGCTTCGCTAAGAGCTTCAAGAAGTGGCGTTTTCTTATCAACGATTTCAAGCAAGTTGTTATTAGAGATAATCAACAAAGTATCAACATGCTCGCGAAGTTCGTTGATTCCTTCTACAGCGTACTGGCCACGTTTGCTTCCTTCAAATCCGAAAGGACGTGTCACAACACCAACTGTAAGAGCACCAAGATCTTTAGCGATACGTGCAATAACAGGGGCTGCACCTGTACCAGATCCACCACCCATACCTGCAGTGATAAAGACCATGTCCGCTCCAGTGATAGCTTCCGTCAAAGCTTCTTCACTTTCTTCTGCAGCTTTACGTCCAACTTCTGGACGACCTCCAGCACCCAAACCACGAGTCAATTTTGGACCAAGTTGGATAACTGTTTCTGCTTTCGTACTGCTAAGGGCTTGTACATCAGTGTTGGCTGCGATAAATTCTACACCAGCAACACCTTCGTCAACCATGCGGTTAATGGCGTTACCACCACCACCACCGACACCAATTACCTTAATAACTGCGCCTTGAGCTGCTGCTGTATCAAATGAAAATGTCATAATTTCTTATCCTCTTTTATTCATCAAACATGCTTCCGATCAAACCACGGAAACGTTCTGTTAGCTTCGGTTTACTTTGAGAACTTGCTTGGAATTCTTCCTTGGGAGCAACTGGAGTTTCCTGCACAGTTTCAGCTGGAGCTGTTTGTGCTGGACTTGGTTGCGCTACTGGATTCAAACGTTGATTTGGAATACCAAAGTTGATTGGTTTTTGACGAAGGAATTCA contains the following coding sequences:
- a CDS encoding DivIVA domain-containing protein, yielding MPITSLEIKDKTFGTRFRGFDPEEVDEFLDIVVRDYEDLVRSNHDKETHIKSLEERLSYFDEMKDSLSQSVLIAQDTAERVKQAAQERSNNIIQQAEQDAQRLLEEAKYKANEILRQATDNAKRVAVETEELKNKSRVFHQRLKSTIESQLAIVESSDWEDILRPTATYLQTSDEAFKEVVGEVLGETVSLQPEEEPIDMTRQFTPEEVAELQARIEAGNKELAEFEAQQNQQTEESDQHEESVEVEATAATENDANKESVLIL
- a CDS encoding cell division protein SepF, producing the protein MSLKDRFDKFIDYFTEDGEETTNYQTQQEETVSPAISSSKELPAPAQSGSAKDANITRLHARQQELAMQSHRSDEKVTIDVRYPRKYEDATEIVDLLAGNESILIDFQYMTEVQARRCLDYLDGARHVLAGNMKKVASTMYLLTPVNVVVNIEDIKLPDESQSAEFGFDIKRNRAR
- a CDS encoding YggS family pyridoxal phosphate-dependent enzyme; translation: MNLKKNTELVFQQIADASQEANRALDAVSVIAVTKYVDVQTAEALLPLGVRHIGENRVDKFLEKYQALKDYPVTWHLIGTLQRRKVKEVIPYVDYFHALDSLKLAQEIQKRTDHVIKCFLQVNISGEESKHGFSKEELLELLPELAELDQIEYVGLMTMAPFEADSEELKEIFKDTQALQAEIREKQIPNMPMTELSMGMSRDFKEAIQFGSTFVRIGTAFFK
- a CDS encoding DivIVA domain-containing protein, with amino-acid sequence MSITPQEISDKAFSRTFRGYNQEEVDLFLDKIYFELEEMIRYKDETELYIKKLEERLSYYTNDIPKRTVTSEQEPEAINDSIFY
- a CDS encoding YggT family protein, with translation MIFLIRLIQNAVSIYSIILVAFALLSWFPNAYESQLGRLVIRLARPVIEPLRKLNLQFAGLDFTVWAALILIQFVGNLLTRLVLLL
- a CDS encoding RNA-binding protein, whose amino-acid sequence is MTANRAIYQHFSQDDIPFIDKGLEWIKRVEDTYAPVLTPFINPHQEQILRVLAGTYGLGCQSSGDFLPTESVRVLLYPDYFEPEISDFEMALLEICYPSKFEQLSHGKILGTIINQLGIDRKLFGDILVDEKRAQIFVNRDFIPLFQDGIRKIGRLPVSLEERPFTDRILSKIDYREREILVSSFRLDALLSSALKLSRNQASQLIEKKSVQVNYHVVEKSDYQVAVGDLISVRKFGRLKVVKDNGQTKKDKKKLTVRLLLSK
- the ftsZ gene encoding cell division protein FtsZ is translated as MTFSFDTAAAQGAVIKVIGVGGGGGNAINRMVDEGVAGVEFIAANTDVQALSSTKAETVIQLGPKLTRGLGAGGRPEVGRKAAEESEEALTEAITGADMVFITAGMGGGSGTGAAPVIARIAKDLGALTVGVVTRPFGFEGSKRGQYAVEGINELREHVDTLLIISNNNLLEIVDKKTPLLEALSEADNVLRQGVQGITDLITNPGLINLDFADVKTVMANKGNALMGIGIGSGEERVVEAARKAIYSPLLETTIDGAEDVIVNVTGGLDLTLIEAEEASEIVNQAAGQGVNIWLGTSIDESMKDEIRVTVVATGVRQERVEKVVGARNNQPVGRPSTKAPQAHTFDRQFDLEETAELPKSSPRRFETNQASAFGDWDLRRESIVRQTDPVVSPVERFETPVSQDEDELDTPPFFKNR